The Engystomops pustulosus chromosome 2, aEngPut4.maternal, whole genome shotgun sequence genomic interval gcgctgctcactttcttcagactgtgcaccttttttggggatagGTAGGTGTCGCTGGGATTTTGTCGTACACGATCGTTTTTGGCACAACCGCTCTGGCTTCCAtttgacacaatttagggggcgggccgtcggatgattcgactgattcggactgagcccgggatttaacattcaaattgtgtcgcaagcccaagcacttacatgcaccaattaaaagatgatgaactctgtcggaccaaaGCGGGAAATCGACACATTCAagatattggacgcacgatcttagtgaatcgcagcacagtgcattataggcggacaatgcactttcggtgaactccagcagccgggtatgtaaatgttcccctatgtgTTATTTCTGCTTTCTTGTGTCAGAGTGGAAATTGTCCCTGAACGGTGACATAATtgtatgtataatccctgtactgggacatcactatgtctattatccctgaactgtgatatCATTGTATGTATTACCCAGGTACTGTGGCGTCACTATATTTTCCCTGAACTGTGGCATCACAGTGTGATTTATCCATGTACTGTAAGGTTGCTGTGTGCTttatccatgcactgtgacaacactgtgtgaattgttcctgtactgtgacatcactgcaagtattatcccttgtactgttacatcactgagtctattatccctgtatggTGACATAACTTTGTatgttatttctgtactgtgacatcaatatgtgtattatgcctgtactgtgacatcatggtgtattatccctgtactgtgacatcactgtgtgtattttctgtaaTATGGCATGTATTCTCTGTACCTGACCAGGGGCCCGGGAAATAAAAGTAGCCCTGGAAGAGTCCCCAATTTGTAGGTGTGTTCCAGCTTTGGGTGGCGTTAGCAAAAAATTGTATTAATCACATTAACATTGTTATGTAGAAAGCCCAATGAACAAAATTTGCGGCTTTTGCTAGTAGCTAGGCCTAATGTTCAAGTAAATAAGAAGTGGAAAACTAGCATCAATGACATTCTCCTTGTCTTGCTTATATGTGATTAAAAAAATTGATACTTGCTTCtaggtagaagaatataactactataatgctgcccctatgtacaagaatataactactataatactgccccctatgtacaagaatataactactataatactgccccctatgtacaagaatacaactactataatactgccccctatgtacaagaatataactactataatactgccccctatgtacaagaatacaactactataatactgccccctatgtacaagaatattattactataatacttccccctataaatatatactactataaatatatactactatataaactactataacactgccccctatgtataagaatataactactataatactgcccctatgtacaagaatataactactataatactgccccctatgtacaagaatataactattataattaaaaaacctctcCTTTATTAGAGGCCAAACCCTCTGACGCGGGAGAGTTGCTTATAaagtaattaccgtattttccagactataaggcgcacataaaagccttggatttccttggaaatccaaagtgcgccttatagtccggtgcgccctatatgagggcagcggaccatacttacataggtccccgctaccggagacagcagatctccagcgggaactgcagaccacgcggcacgaacaacttctgccgcgtcggtctgcagttcccgctggagatctgctgtctccggtagcggggacctttgtaagtatggtccgctgccctcctccacctccccctcaccttccccactcaccttccccgcgtcgccgcgtctcgtcgggtctcgtcttcgggtcgcgtcgcgtctcttctcgtcgggtctccgctccgcccccggacctccgccacgcccccggaccctgcgccttatagtccgatgcgccttatatatggaattattccatatataaggtgcatcggactgatgcgccttatataccggtgcgcctaatggcccggcaAATACGGTAATGAGGAGGGTGTAGACAGTAaaatattatgtactttgcccaCTCATTCATATCAGGAATAACTTATATTCTATCCAGAGCTCCTGCCCCCCGTGCATTATTTTAATGCACATGTTATAACACATACAGGTAATAGAGTGTCCCCTAATTAATAATAGATAAATTGCTTCCCAGACAGTGCCTCCAAATGAAAATTAGACATTGATATCCCCCAATTTATAGCAATACAGGCAGTTCACCCCTGTTAAAAATAAAAGATAGTGCCCCCCTAATTACAGTAGACAGACTCCTCCTCCCAGGGCTGTAGCCAATAGTAATGAGtaaaagaataataatataacctCTGCAGCCCCCCAAGTATTGCCCCCTGACGCTCTCGCAGCCACCTCCATCCTTTCTTCTGTGCTGGGTCCCATGAGGAGGATGTTCGACTGATACAAGCACAACTTCGCCCATACGTGGTAGCCATTCTCTCCTCTACACAGGTTGCACAATGACGTCATTGTGTGGTGCCTGAGTAGTGGATAGAGTGACTGCAGTGCTCTGTCTCTGTGTTCATCGATTGTACCCGGGCCTTTGGAAGACACGGGTACACTGGATTATTTATGGGCAGTTGAGGTTGACTGGCCCCAGAAGATTAGGCCCACCAGGGACCTCCCCGGTGGATTACATGGACAGTCCAACCctggacatgactgtgtgtattctctgtactATGCCATCTGTACTATGACTCTGTATAGGATCCCTGTACGGAGACATAATTGGCAACATTTttggctgcagcctgtgtgtgcttgtgtcagtctcctcccctccacactcatccaactCCCTACCTCCTCCCTGTCATGTCcattgagcaggcagaggagCCCCACTCCTGGTACTCACCATACGTTGCTGACactgagccaggtaatgtgaatgaaatttatataaattactgaaatgattcagaatgctgacaaaatcaGCATTGtataggctattgaaacctgtcaccagctaaaaatcacatgcctggtgacaggttcgcttcaaACCCTGAAAGGGACATACCCTTGGCTTTAAGTTTTAAAACAAttattacaaataaaatatattttataaataaattgtGTCTTTTATATTAACAATTCTGCCTGTCCCCAAAAGGAGCTTACAATCCACAGAAATTAGCAAATcctaacaaaggaaaaaaaaacacacgctGCTATGCACCACCTGGGATTAACCAGGTGCACGCTGTTAGGATCCAGCACATGCTCTAGTCAGGTGTAGGACACATCCAGGTGAGGTGCAGGTAAGGGTCTATTCACACAGACGTGTGTGTTGTACATCCACAACAGAACGCATTTGGTTTCAGGGCAGTTTGTGGCAGTATTTTATTTTGCACCTCTGTATGGCGTCCCTTGATCCGTTGTTTATATTTCACATCTGCAAAGTAAAAACCAATAGTTTACATTACTTGAAAGGCAAAACgcctagggggacatttatcttaagTCTGGAATCTTGTGTCTAGTCCtgtgattttttgtttttttggtgaaGGTTTTGCCTGATTTATCTTAGCGGTTGATACATGAGGCATGGGAGTCTGTTGGTTTCTTGAGTCTGAAAAGTCGCAATACAGTCTCAAATGTTTGAGGGCACTGTCACGCGTACCGCTAGCACCGTGTTTACAAGCAATTGGGACGTGCCTCGGGCCAAACGCATTTGCAGTGAAATGCATGCGGTCGGTAAGCAATTGCATATGTTTCACTGGATACGTTAATGAGATTGGGCTGAGGCACCGCCTTCTGCGCTTGTAAACGCAGcgctagcggtatgtgtgactgcaccctaagcatTCCCTTGCCTAGGTCTGCTCTGGACTGCAGTTTATTTGTGCAAAACATTGCCACTTTTTCAGacttccacatctggatttttatAGTACATCGGTAGCAGCAGTGTAAAACTCTTTTGTGGTGAactttgcaaaatggtgaaaaagttgcTAATTTTGGTGACACAGGGTCAAAAAGACACAGGGTCTGGCCTATTGATATATTGGTGTTGGCCATTAGAcctgtgcagagtagaactagacactgttcactgctgcaccagattaaacATCAATgcagatttatcatgctgtctaaaagtaagaaagtTCTTAgtagctcatggcaaccaattacagctcccctttaaaatattcatgatcactggtaaaatgaatgctgagctataattggttgccatgggcacctaagaacattcttacttttagacagcttgataaatctgccccattgtgtctgagggCGCTTTGTCTCTGCTGTGTCTCTGTTTTGATTTAATTTGTctctgtgtccgcaaaaaaaaaaaaatgaaggtttaacattgctttgaaaacattacTCCAGGTCTCTCAGCCTCATCAATGGAAAAAAACCCTGATGTTTCATCAATTTTTTTGTGAACCcacatccattaaaaaaaacaattgtttcataatttttttcaatgGACAAAAATCATCCAATGTGAAAACAATCATTGAAAACAATGGCATTGTAAGGCATCCATAGAAATCACCGAACCACAAATGTGCAAAAAcagcaccaatgtgaaagagcccttatgcagaatgattaatctggtgcagtataagactggagtGTCCTACATTGCACATCCTATTATATAATCTAGTTTGCAGTGTCAGAATATTGATTTTTCTGGCATGGCCACACATCTTTTACTGAGGACATGCCTTTTTTCAGACAAGTccaaaaaactgcctaaaaatggtctaagcCCTCATTCACAATTGCGTTTTTCGTGCACAAATTTTGCACATGCTTTTGACATgcaaaacttgcattgcactctgacccattgtaatcaatgggttttttcagacttgcattttttccgtctgctccgactcttctccaaaaaggggcgtggctttggcggagtggaaactcagacaaaatgggggacatttactatggcgtttccaccagttttgtggtgctctcaccacatgttctgctctgagacctatttattagctggcggcgccagaaaaaatgactttttccgtctgctccgactcttctccgaaaaggggcgtggctttggcggagtggaaactcagacagaattaatatgtgtcacagccctttttgggcgctgtaaactggcggaaagtagaccaaaagaaaactggtctagcagggactgttggacacatttctggtgctcgggacagattttggtcccagggacagaaaatagtctcggcgccagaaatgtctctgcacagctctacaatattaaatgtgtatcttctttcccagagcaggtcggtaacaaagccagtgcagacaccgatactttaagtaaatgtcccccaatgtgtttttcacccatcaattgccatagaaaagagaccacagtcctgagtctttttcacaTGTGTTATCTGCCCGTGGAAATTGCATtggaaacaccaaaaaaacatgcgtgagacactgaacaaactctgactgaaaactgatcgaactctgatgaaaaatgtccgtttttcactgaacaaaccttgatcgctccctgatcagactctgacgtgatctgcaatgcaagtgtggaaggggcctgagaCCTTCAATACATGAGGTGCAAATTACATTTAAAGTGCATTTAAGGTGCAAATTACACATGTATTCTGgaatagacagattgatacacaGCAATCATTGCGGGAGATTTATCGGAAAAGTCTCgggtaaaactgttctacttactcatggaaaccaattggtgctcagctttaattttataaacagctatggaaaaatgaaagcttagctctgattggttgtcatggtcagctacaacagttttacctcagacaccatAGCATCCATCTAAAATATCTGTGTTTTTAATATTGTTCTGTTAACATACAGATAAGCTAATGCTATGTTTCATGTTTACAGCTGGGTCATTTCTAAGGGTACACTCACACCGCAGCCGAGCGGCATACATTTTATGGAGGAGGAGTTGAACCCTCCCCTTTCCAAAGAAAAAAGCGGCACACGGCCGCGCACAAAGGGAAAGATAGAGAATGCTCTGCCTGATCACATGTGCGTTTCCAGTGgaatgcatgcgatcggtaaccagcacttGGTGTCTTGAATGTAAACATGGGTTTGACTGGAAACACAGATGCAATTAGTCCAAGTCCCACCCCCAAAGCTTCACTGACGATGGAGCAcagctggggcgtggagtagccgcacggTGTAGCCtcaactccggctactccacgccccagtagcctcttatgTAAagtagcatattaccacaattaaagattcaaaaagataaaggggactttatcccctaaaaagggctatccttacatatataagaggcacctaccacctgatctaccttaataggtagatctgtggtggtaggtttcctttaaagggattgtcccaactTCATAATTTATaccaatccacaggataagggataacttcCTAATTGGTGAGGATCCGACAGCTTGGTGGAATGGCAGGCTGAGAATGCAGGCTACCTCTGCAAGGAATGGCTGaatattgctgagcacagcgctcaacTTTCTCCAGTTGATACCATATATAGTCTGACTATGAAATGTGTTTTAGGGCTTAATAACTCATCATTTTTCTCAATATGCTATCTGTTATTTACACAGACAGCATACTGAAATTTTTAGTCAGTCCTTTTTGGATTTTTATTGTACCCgcaatcctttttttaaaaaactgttttagatttttttttttatgatgattCACATCATACCTCATCATTGGTGAAAAGGAACTGACTGCATACAAATGTAAAATGATGTGTGAATTAGGCCTTACAACACTTTGAATATGATAGAATTTTTGACATTTTGGAGTGTTTCTTCTTAAAGACAATTATGCACTGTAGATATGGTATTTACGCAAACATTGGCTTTGACTACATGTCACTTGAAAAAAGCTCTGCTAAAGACAAatagaaaacataataaaagcatTTCATACTCCATCTTTTacttcaaattttctaaagataTGAAATGGTATGTGTGGGCAATGTTCTTGTTGAGCCGGTTGAGTCTTTATAAGCCTGTCACCCGGCTCACTGAACCTTATCCTGTATCAACAAAAATATGGAAGTGAATGTACAGGGCAATCTGTACAATCTGGCACTCATTACAATGAACTTGATTCATAAGAGTTTGATCATTATTTCATATGGAAATTTAGTTCTGTAAAAAGATATAACtgaccagtgactgtctctgaagaGTTACGTCATTAAAACCTTAAGAgctgatttatacaaactgctAAAAGCTGGAAGAAAGGGAGAAAAAAATTTGACAAAGGAACATTTTTCATGAATAATGTATTTTACAAAATGTACTTTTATGATCTGCATTATTGATGTATGCAATTTGGTTAAAGGTTTAGTTACAGTTTTAAAATTCTCACGATGTCCTTACAGCTAATGAGACATTGTTGTTGTAATAATAACAACCACCACAAGAGGGCAATAAATATATGAAACATAGAAGAGATGGTACGTTATGTGCCTACAACAGAAAGCCAAATCATTTACATATAGAaggcatttacaggcagtccccgggttacatacaagatagggactgtaggtttgttcttaagttgaatttgtatgtaggtcggaactgtatattttatcattgtaatcccagccagaacattttttggtctctttgacaattggattttaaaaatgttgggttgtcataagaaccaggatcatcaataaagcttcattacagacacctgtgataattgttatagctgtttattgtagtctaggactaaagtacaatacattaccaatatccagtggtccgtttgtaactaggggttgtatgtaagtcgagtgttcttaagtaggggaccgcctgtatttaaaaaTCTTTAAGGACAGGTCCTGCCACAGTCACACGTTGGATAATAAGGTGTAAGAAAACTGTCCAGTGGCCTGAATAATCCCTTTTAGCAATGCTGAAAGCATGATGATTTTACACACTAAGTAAATGAATGTTAATCTGTAATCTGATTGTTATGCACACATTTACTAACTGCTGCCTTATATTACACAGCATTGAGCCTCCATCATCTATAATCATGTGGCTCCCTCTGCTGGTGACAGTGGGTCTCATTCTCTTGTACAGATGGTACAGACAGAGTCAAATACTGAAGAATCTTTCAGATAAATATGTTTTTATCACCGGATGTGACACTGGATTTGGCAATCTGTTGGCAAGACAGCTGGATAAACGTGGAATGAAGGTTCTAGCGTCTTGTCTGACAGAGAAGGGGGCTGAGAATCTGAAGAAAGAGACCTCTAGTAGATTGAAAACCATCGTCCTTGATGTCTCCGATAGTGAGAACGTAGAATTGGCTGTTGACTGGATTGAGCAGCAGGTTAAAGAAGAAGGTAAAGAAGATACAAGCTGTTCATATAATAACCTTATTAACCGTAGGATAGTGGTTTTACTTGAATGGGAATCAGTGAAAACAATTTTTGTGACCAAAATGCAAACATCAGAATACGGCATTATCCCAATCTGAATCATGTGGGAACACTTCTACCCTCATATGGCCCAACTGTACTATAACATAGAACTTCTTTTAACTGGAAAGGACATCTGTTCACATTGGAAGAAGATACTTATGTGTGTcacatcaggggcataactacagcggtagcagccatagcagccactatggggcccgcagtgtcagggggcccccttATCTGAcccaacacaaaaaaaatggattttGTGCGCCATTatctctatattgtactgcacatgtccatcataatatgtatataacatatactgtgatgtatatatgcagtatctgtgatgtatatatggtgtctgtatataccatatgttgtatacagacactatatatatatatatatatatatatatatatatatatatatatatatatgtatgtagagtatgttgcatatgacaATGTATGTctgggtatatgctgtatgtgcacatgagtgtatctatatgtgattgtaaccCGCATGTATGAGAATACTAATATGTATACTTTTTAAGTGTGAACGGGGGGcccgtctctcctagttacgccactgtgtgaCATATTTATCATCTACACTGAAAGTGAAGGTGAATATTGACAGGTCAGTATCCTATTGTAGAGACCTTCTAAACATGAGGGGGCAAAGGTTTGATTGTTCTTATTTCTGGGACTCCTATCAATCACCAGAAGGGCCCTCTAGTATGCATTTTGCTGTATATCGTATATATATGGACCTTATGACACCTGCATAACACCCATATGCCATTGTAAGCAACATGTATTGGAGTTGACCAATGgacaaatgaacaaaaaatgagaGCTGCTTTACAAGAAACTCTCCTGTTTTAAAGAAATTGCTTGAAACTGAAAATCTTTTTACTATGGGCCCCTGGTGGTGTAAACATTTTAGTGTCCTCCTGTCTGGGCCTTTTCTATGTTGGTATACGAAGGCTCAGCAGTGAAGTTACTTGGACAATCCACTACAGCCCCTGGCTGCAGCCTTTATTGTGCTGGTATGTGCTGTCGACATGACCTCACCGCTGAGCTGTATAACAACAGAGACTGGAGGTGACAGGTGGAGTTGTGCTGGAGCACAGGTAAGAACCAAGGTTAGTATTAGGAACGGTTCTTACCTCTGGTCCAGCACAAAGCTtagtattagttttttttttacaccgcCTGTGGCCAACAGTgagtaaaaaatgtttaatgttggacaacccctttaacataaactttattacatgAACTATACAACATACATGTTTCTCAGTTTTGGAAACTAAGTAAATGTACAAAGTCGGTGAAaccaacatttttacattttattaattttgttatACTGCAGCTTTCAAAAGTGGAAGGTGTGGAGGGACGTTATAACATATATTGTGCCATTTTTACAATGGAAGGTGATGAGCAATGAATATGTTTATATATtatggtatatactgggggctttatGCATGTGGTGTATGAAAATTTTCAGTGCAAATACACAGAATGTGCACAACACATGGTGTGAACATAAGCATAGCTACAGTAGCGTTGAGTAAGCGTCATTAACTACGTGATGATTGACTTTTCTCATTCTCTATTAATAGGTTTATGGGGACTTGTTAATAATGCTGGCATTTCTATCCCGACAGCCCCCAATGGCTGGCTTCATAAGCATGACTTTGTGAAAGTGCTCAGTGTCAATTTACTTGGGATGGTTGATGTGACTCTAAAGCTACTTCCTCTCATCATAAAAGCCCAAGGACGGATCATTAACATATCCAGCGTGCTGGGACGATTGTCTATAGCAGGTGGAGGATACAGTATTTCCAGATTTGGAGTAGAAGCTTTCTCCGACTCTCTAAGGTACAAGCATCAACACGATTCTGAATTCCATTTTATTGAAAGATTTTATGTGTCTTGAGGAATTTGTCTTTTTGGCGCAGTATCAGAATTATTGCATCAAACTACTCCAGGCAGATATTTTATTGTGGGAGAAAATGTGTTTCGTAAGACTCAGAGAGCGTGTGCGGTAGCAAGTCTTATTGATGTGGTGCTTTCATTTCACCATTCAGGtcatgatttcatgcattatgaaccaaacataccttgagaatactgtagctatactgatgcagaaacatatcttgtttaattcccaaAACCaagaggttttgctgaaaaaactattctaaaattatgaca includes:
- the LOC140117826 gene encoding retinol dehydrogenase 7-like isoform X1 codes for the protein MQFSITSVSSIAQAWLCMIDPCCLTCTFYSLWSTVTETEHHLSIEPPSSIIMWLPLLVTVGLILLYRWYRQSQILKNLSDKYVFITGCDTGFGNLLARQLDKRGMKVLASCLTEKGAENLKKETSSRLKTIVLDVSDSENVELAVDWIEQQVKEEGLWGLVNNAGISIPTAPNGWLHKHDFVKVLSVNLLGMVDVTLKLLPLIIKAQGRIINISSVLGRLSIAGGGYSISRFGVEAFSDSLRRELRPFGVKVSVIEPSSYKTPATDVKTTLQSIHSAWSQAPQWAKETYGQKYFEVYCRFIQYRLSKCNPDITQVTDCMEHALTAIYPWTRYSAGWITKLFFLPVSYLPTFMADYLLASPLSKPQIFHADGS
- the LOC140117826 gene encoding retinol dehydrogenase 7-like isoform X2; this translates as MLELGVQLLVFPSIEPPSSIIMWLPLLVTVGLILLYRWYRQSQILKNLSDKYVFITGCDTGFGNLLARQLDKRGMKVLASCLTEKGAENLKKETSSRLKTIVLDVSDSENVELAVDWIEQQVKEEGLWGLVNNAGISIPTAPNGWLHKHDFVKVLSVNLLGMVDVTLKLLPLIIKAQGRIINISSVLGRLSIAGGGYSISRFGVEAFSDSLRRELRPFGVKVSVIEPSSYKTPATDVKTTLQSIHSAWSQAPQWAKETYGQKYFEVYCRFIQYRLSKCNPDITQVTDCMEHALTAIYPWTRYSAGWITKLFFLPVSYLPTFMADYLLASPLSKPQIFHADGS
- the LOC140117826 gene encoding retinol dehydrogenase 7-like isoform X3 gives rise to the protein MWLPLLVTVGLILLYRWYRQSQILKNLSDKYVFITGCDTGFGNLLARQLDKRGMKVLASCLTEKGAENLKKETSSRLKTIVLDVSDSENVELAVDWIEQQVKEEGLWGLVNNAGISIPTAPNGWLHKHDFVKVLSVNLLGMVDVTLKLLPLIIKAQGRIINISSVLGRLSIAGGGYSISRFGVEAFSDSLRRELRPFGVKVSVIEPSSYKTPATDVKTTLQSIHSAWSQAPQWAKETYGQKYFEVYCRFIQYRLSKCNPDITQVTDCMEHALTAIYPWTRYSAGWITKLFFLPVSYLPTFMADYLLASPLSKPQIFHADGS